In one window of Streptomyces sp. NBC_00193 DNA:
- a CDS encoding molybdopterin-dependent oxidoreductase, with product MPDSNKQVSRRNLVQGAVLTSAALAVNIPSAAAADGSASSTVRNTVGEGRLLNYTEGSAAMQPDRTVTSACQFCNSNCALSVGVKAERIISVKGAAGDPVQQGNICVKAPMMAELVHNPLRLKKPLIRTGGRKGSKDSAFREASWEEALDVIARRLLALRDGGEAAAIANRTNGRLPRGTGSLVGRLFALLGSPNNTDVGPVCNDAGGNALKATFGMGNFTNGYGTDGATGKDDLGSAGYFLFLGTNQAETHPVTFDYLLRGRARTKAKLVVVDPRETPTGALADEWVAPKPHTDLALVLGMLHHILDKRLYDREFVERWVLGFPELKAHMAASGYTPDWASSVTGVPAETIRRIARDYAGAESAAIFCNAGISHQLGAFDTYRVLTFLAAVTGNIGKLGAGCNFMHNTWPGDLHLPELSVRTPKVTHALPVGPDYFAESILTGKPYRLKAIITQGNPLISSANTERVKEAFGKLEFYVYTGLFMEEAAFYADVILPVSSALEYDGVYMRRDDRAIRWQEAAVDRCGDAKPDWEIWIDLAHALARHDRRNAPAYWTDAFPVAWKDYPTLWAEFVKHTPGMGGMTRRRMQKRTEPLRWPCPTAEHPGVSALYQDHPSWYEAAESLGAAKGRRFLTPSGKIEIYTGELDKQLATAGHAALPGFYTHPEVTGAHPTIAYEDRFVVSPINPQALTHPVKLGVKGDGAVHRDYPLMGMSGRPGVVHFASVTHWTPSGAQLNGIRLLQIHPDTARRLGIGDRDEVVVESPRGSVRATALYWPGIRQDTVFLPNTFGPSQKLAQQLGGVRYEAANTLTDDRYYDNLSGQQAYKCFACRVSKAAD from the coding sequence GTGCCAGACAGCAACAAGCAGGTCTCCAGGCGGAACCTGGTCCAGGGCGCCGTGCTCACCAGCGCGGCCCTGGCCGTGAACATCCCGTCGGCCGCAGCAGCCGACGGATCCGCCTCGAGTACCGTCCGGAACACCGTCGGCGAGGGTCGTCTGTTGAACTACACCGAGGGCTCGGCGGCGATGCAGCCGGATCGGACCGTCACCAGTGCCTGCCAGTTCTGCAACTCGAACTGCGCGCTCTCCGTGGGCGTGAAGGCCGAGCGCATCATCAGCGTCAAGGGCGCTGCCGGAGACCCGGTTCAGCAGGGGAACATCTGCGTCAAGGCGCCGATGATGGCCGAGCTGGTCCACAACCCGCTGCGGCTGAAGAAACCGCTGATCCGGACGGGCGGCCGCAAGGGGTCCAAGGACTCCGCCTTCCGCGAGGCCTCCTGGGAGGAGGCACTCGACGTGATCGCCCGGCGGCTCCTCGCCCTGCGGGACGGCGGTGAGGCCGCGGCCATCGCCAATCGCACCAACGGGCGCCTCCCGCGCGGCACCGGCTCCCTGGTCGGCCGGCTCTTCGCCCTGCTCGGCAGCCCGAACAACACGGACGTCGGGCCCGTGTGCAACGACGCGGGCGGCAACGCGCTCAAGGCCACCTTCGGCATGGGGAACTTCACCAACGGGTACGGCACGGACGGCGCCACCGGCAAGGACGACCTCGGCTCGGCCGGATACTTCCTCTTCCTCGGGACCAACCAGGCGGAAACCCACCCCGTCACCTTCGACTACCTGCTGCGCGGGCGCGCGCGTACGAAGGCCAAGCTCGTCGTCGTCGACCCCCGGGAGACCCCGACCGGCGCCCTCGCCGACGAGTGGGTCGCGCCCAAGCCGCACACCGACCTGGCCCTCGTCCTGGGGATGCTCCACCACATCCTCGACAAGAGGCTGTACGACCGGGAGTTCGTCGAGCGCTGGGTCCTCGGCTTCCCGGAACTCAAGGCCCACATGGCGGCCTCGGGCTACACGCCCGACTGGGCGTCCTCGGTCACCGGGGTGCCGGCCGAGACCATCCGGCGCATCGCGCGCGACTACGCCGGGGCCGAGTCCGCGGCCATCTTCTGCAACGCCGGCATCTCGCACCAGCTCGGAGCCTTCGACACCTACCGGGTCCTGACCTTCCTCGCCGCCGTCACGGGCAACATCGGCAAGCTCGGCGCCGGGTGCAACTTCATGCACAACACCTGGCCCGGCGATCTGCACCTGCCCGAACTCTCGGTGCGCACCCCCAAGGTGACCCACGCGCTGCCGGTCGGCCCGGACTACTTCGCCGAGTCGATCCTCACCGGCAAGCCGTACCGCCTGAAGGCGATCATCACCCAGGGCAACCCCCTGATCTCCTCGGCCAACACGGAACGGGTCAAGGAGGCGTTCGGCAAGCTCGAGTTCTACGTCTACACGGGCCTGTTCATGGAGGAAGCCGCCTTCTACGCGGACGTGATCCTCCCCGTCAGCTCGGCCCTGGAGTACGACGGCGTCTACATGCGGCGCGACGACCGGGCCATCCGCTGGCAGGAGGCGGCCGTGGACCGGTGCGGTGATGCGAAGCCGGACTGGGAGATCTGGATCGATCTCGCCCACGCCCTGGCGCGTCACGACCGCCGCAACGCACCCGCCTACTGGACCGACGCCTTCCCCGTGGCCTGGAAGGACTACCCCACGCTGTGGGCGGAGTTCGTCAAGCACACCCCCGGCATGGGAGGAATGACCAGGCGGCGGATGCAGAAGCGCACCGAGCCCCTGCGCTGGCCGTGTCCCACGGCGGAGCATCCCGGTGTCAGCGCGCTGTACCAGGACCACCCGTCCTGGTACGAGGCCGCCGAGTCGCTCGGCGCCGCGAAGGGGCGGCGCTTCCTGACCCCGAGCGGGAAGATCGAGATCTACACCGGGGAACTCGACAAGCAGCTCGCCACCGCCGGGCACGCCGCGCTCCCCGGCTTCTACACCCACCCCGAGGTGACGGGCGCCCACCCCACGATCGCGTACGAGGACCGCTTCGTCGTCAGCCCGATCAACCCGCAGGCCCTCACCCACCCCGTGAAGCTCGGGGTGAAGGGTGACGGGGCCGTCCACCGGGACTACCCGCTCATGGGCATGAGCGGCCGGCCCGGCGTCGTGCACTTCGCCTCCGTCACGCACTGGACCCCCAGCGGCGCGCAGCTCAACGGCATCCGGCTCCTGCAGATCCACCCCGACACGGCGCGGCGTCTCGGCATCGGCGACCGCGACGAGGTGGTCGTCGAGAGCCCGCGCGGCAGCGTCAGGGCCACGGCCCTCTACTGGCCGGGCATCCGGCAGGACACCGTGTTCCTCCCCAACACCTTCGGCCCGTCACAGAAGTTGGCCCAGCAGTTGGGCGGGGTCCGCTACGAGGCGGCGAACACCCTCACCGACGACCGCTACTACGACAACCTGTCCGGGCAGCAGGCGTACAAGTGCTTCGCCTGCCGGGTCTCGAAGGCCGCGGACTGA
- a CDS encoding YcnI family protein, producing the protein MRTFSRLGFVAATAAAGLIALATPALAHVSVQAEGTAAKGGYATVNVKVPNERADASTVSVEVSFPTEHPLASVMPQPVAGWDIVVTKAKLDKPLTVHGKSITEAVSKVTWTANGKGIEPGYFQKFPLSLGKLPEDTDQIVLKALQTYSSSEVVRWIDPPVAGQEPEHPAPVLKLSAAADDHHGAAAATNAPSAEPAKSGGHDDKGTTASAEADDSTARWLGGLGIAVGAAGLVAAVLVGRRRGNA; encoded by the coding sequence ATGCGTACGTTCTCCCGCCTCGGCTTCGTCGCCGCTACGGCAGCGGCCGGTCTCATCGCACTGGCGACGCCCGCCCTCGCCCACGTCTCCGTACAAGCGGAGGGCACTGCCGCCAAGGGCGGCTACGCCACCGTGAACGTCAAGGTCCCCAACGAGCGGGCCGACGCCTCGACGGTCTCGGTCGAGGTGTCGTTCCCCACCGAACACCCCCTGGCCTCGGTCATGCCCCAGCCGGTGGCCGGCTGGGACATCGTGGTGACCAAGGCCAAGCTGGACAAGCCGCTGACCGTCCACGGCAAGAGCATCACCGAAGCCGTCAGCAAGGTGACCTGGACCGCCAACGGCAAGGGCATAGAGCCCGGCTACTTCCAGAAGTTCCCGCTGTCCCTCGGGAAGCTGCCGGAGGACACGGACCAGATCGTCCTCAAGGCCCTTCAGACCTACAGCAGCTCGGAGGTGGTGCGGTGGATCGACCCTCCGGTCGCGGGGCAGGAGCCGGAGCACCCGGCTCCCGTGCTGAAGCTGTCCGCTGCGGCCGACGACCACCACGGTGCGGCAGCAGCCACGAACGCGCCCTCGGCCGAGCCCGCCAAGAGCGGGGGCCACGACGACAAGGGCACCACGGCATCCGCCGAGGCTGATGACAGCACGGCACGGTGGCTCGGCGGTCTGGGGATTGCCGTCGGCGCGGCGGGACTCGTCGCGGCCGTGCTCGTCGGGCGCCGGCGCGGCAACGCCTGA
- a CDS encoding copper resistance protein CopC codes for MTVTTSRVCSWIVALVAGLCLMVGGASQADAHAVLTGSTPARGAVTAEPPSRVTLVFTEEIAVTSDALRVLDPQGRRVDDAHPVAEGGNTYAVALRGELPHGTYTVAYQGVSADSHPIAGAFTFSVGAPSATAVAPSLGTRDPDAGFVGRAYAAGRLGAYIGVILLIGAACLLLWCWPEGRENRLLRGALVAGWGTTVLCTLALLVLRSAYTGSGRVAETADVAQLGDALRTKTGALLGVRLALLAGCAALWAPRGTSWPAGRRPSGALLGRAALTAAGLAGTWAGAEHASAGLQPLVAVPVDAVHLLAAGTWVGGLFVLALLLLRRTDLPAGALERFSQVAFVSVCVLVVTGLYQTWRQVGSPSALLETRFGLLLAAKAAVVAVLLCLGYLSRRLTRRIAQATPEGPGTPVRRLRRGVAAEAALGLCVIVVAAVLTSTEPARSEASAAVAASRPEGPVSIEIPFDTGGPQGAGTAAVILDPGRAGPNGVHVTLTDPADAPLDVPAVEVSLTSPSTRIGPLPVPLARVSEGHWTVAGFQVPMPGDWELTLTVRTSDIDQITVRRTVGLR; via the coding sequence ATGACGGTCACCACTTCCCGGGTCTGTTCCTGGATCGTTGCCCTGGTGGCGGGCTTGTGCCTGATGGTGGGAGGCGCGTCGCAGGCGGACGCGCACGCCGTTCTCACGGGCAGCACGCCGGCCCGGGGAGCGGTGACCGCCGAGCCGCCCTCCCGGGTGACGCTCGTCTTCACCGAAGAGATCGCCGTGACCTCCGATGCCCTGCGGGTCCTCGACCCGCAGGGGCGGAGGGTGGACGATGCCCACCCCGTGGCCGAGGGCGGCAACACGTACGCCGTGGCGCTGCGCGGTGAGTTGCCGCACGGGACCTACACCGTGGCCTACCAAGGGGTCTCCGCCGACAGTCATCCCATCGCGGGAGCCTTCACCTTCTCCGTGGGTGCGCCGTCGGCGACGGCGGTGGCCCCGAGCCTGGGCACGCGTGATCCCGACGCCGGGTTCGTCGGCCGGGCCTACGCGGCAGGCAGGCTCGGCGCGTACATCGGCGTGATCCTGCTGATAGGTGCGGCCTGCCTGCTCCTGTGGTGCTGGCCCGAGGGGCGGGAGAACCGCCTGCTGCGCGGCGCGCTGGTGGCCGGCTGGGGGACGACCGTCCTCTGCACGCTCGCTCTCCTGGTACTCCGTAGCGCCTACACGGGCAGCGGCCGGGTGGCGGAGACCGCCGACGTCGCGCAGCTGGGCGATGCCCTCCGTACGAAGACGGGCGCGCTGCTCGGCGTGCGCCTGGCGCTGCTGGCCGGATGCGCCGCCCTGTGGGCGCCTCGGGGTACGTCATGGCCCGCCGGCCGACGGCCGTCCGGAGCACTGCTCGGCCGGGCCGCCCTGACGGCTGCCGGCCTCGCGGGGACCTGGGCCGGTGCGGAGCACGCCTCGGCGGGTCTGCAGCCCCTCGTGGCCGTGCCGGTCGATGCCGTACACCTGCTGGCCGCCGGTACGTGGGTCGGCGGGCTGTTCGTGCTGGCACTCCTCCTCCTGCGGCGCACGGATCTTCCGGCCGGCGCCCTCGAGCGCTTCTCGCAGGTGGCCTTCGTCAGCGTCTGCGTCCTCGTCGTCACCGGGCTCTACCAGACCTGGCGACAGGTGGGTTCGCCGTCCGCCCTGCTGGAAACCCGGTTCGGTCTGCTGCTCGCGGCCAAGGCGGCCGTCGTGGCAGTGCTGCTGTGCCTGGGCTACCTCTCGCGGCGCTTGACGCGGCGGATCGCACAGGCGACTCCCGAGGGTCCCGGCACGCCCGTGCGACGGCTTCGCCGAGGGGTGGCCGCCGAGGCCGCGCTCGGCCTGTGCGTGATCGTCGTGGCCGCCGTACTCACGTCGACGGAGCCCGCGCGATCGGAGGCTTCGGCAGCCGTTGCGGCCTCCCGTCCGGAAGGCCCGGTGAGCATCGAGATCCCGTTCGATACGGGAGGGCCCCAGGGTGCGGGTACCGCCGCCGTCATCCTCGACCCCGGGCGGGCGGGGCCCAACGGCGTCCACGTCACCCTGACGGATCCGGCTGACGCGCCTCTGGACGTCCCGGCGGTGGAGGTGTCCTTGACCTCGCCGTCCACCAGGATCGGCCCGCTTCCCGTACCGCTGGCCAGGGTGTCGGAAGGCCATTGGACGGTCGCCGGTTTCCAGGTGCCGATGCCCGGCGACTGGGAACTGACCCTGACCGTGCGGACCTCGGACATCGATCAGATCACCGTGCGCCGTACGGTCGGGCTGCGGTGA
- a CDS encoding helix-turn-helix transcriptional regulator codes for MLTSVDGDVLRVLAEPLRLKIVTLLAGEALCTTHLVEETGARQTNLSNHLKVLREAGLVETDPCGRWTYYRLKPSGLAMLAAELGRLAATAQETADSGRKRDC; via the coding sequence ATGCTGACATCAGTTGACGGTGACGTCTTACGCGTACTGGCCGAGCCCCTGCGCCTCAAGATCGTGACCCTTCTGGCGGGCGAGGCCCTCTGCACGACCCACCTGGTCGAGGAGACCGGGGCGCGGCAGACGAACCTGTCGAACCACCTGAAGGTCTTGCGGGAGGCCGGCCTCGTCGAGACCGACCCTTGCGGGCGTTGGACGTACTACCGCCTCAAGCCCAGCGGGCTGGCGATGCTCGCCGCCGAGCTGGGACGGCTCGCGGCCACCGCGCAGGAGACCGCCGACAGCGGCCGCAAGCGCGACTGCTGA
- a CDS encoding ATP-binding cassette domain-containing protein, translating into MDHVITVRHLRVRDRDKTLVGPVSFGLEHGSTTGLCGPSGAGKSTLLRVLVDLLPAGLARDGDLEVLGRPIAAGKGDADLRAKVVLVPQTPVVFGGSVLDNALFGIRHVLRASRQVMEERAEQALNEAGLWKEVCDRLDAPAQTLSAGQRQRLCLARALALEPAALLLDEPTSALDERSRDTVEESVAALRGRRTVLLVSHDPAQVERLCDRKVMLDPPVALPQQVVMTT; encoded by the coding sequence ATGGACCACGTAATCACGGTGCGGCACCTCCGCGTGCGCGACCGCGACAAGACCCTCGTCGGACCGGTCTCCTTCGGGCTCGAACACGGGTCGACCACCGGCCTGTGCGGGCCCTCGGGGGCGGGCAAGTCGACGCTGCTGCGCGTACTCGTGGACCTGCTGCCCGCAGGTCTCGCACGGGACGGCGACCTGGAGGTGCTCGGGCGGCCGATCGCCGCCGGCAAGGGCGACGCGGACCTGCGGGCCAAGGTCGTCCTCGTGCCGCAGACCCCGGTGGTCTTCGGGGGGAGCGTCCTCGACAACGCCCTCTTCGGCATCCGGCACGTCCTGCGCGCCTCGCGGCAGGTCATGGAGGAACGTGCCGAACAGGCCCTGAACGAAGCAGGGTTGTGGAAGGAGGTCTGCGACCGGCTCGACGCGCCGGCGCAGACGCTGTCCGCCGGCCAACGTCAGCGGCTGTGCCTGGCCAGGGCACTTGCGCTGGAACCGGCCGCTCTCCTCCTCGACGAACCCACCAGCGCCCTGGACGAGCGGAGCAGGGACACGGTGGAGGAGTCGGTGGCCGCTCTGCGCGGGCGCCGGACGGTTCTGCTCGTCTCCCACGACCCGGCGCAGGTGGAGCGGCTCTGCGACAGGAAGGTCATGCTGGATCCGCCGGTCGCCCTGCCCCAGCAGGTCGTCATGACGACCTGA
- the pstC gene encoding phosphate ABC transporter permease subunit PstC yields the protein MAVKTLERPPAAPEPEASPRPYRSRWIWAWVFTGALFMAGVLLVLIGYLGVGVAGGEIDWHELLTEASWNPVDSVFGGLAMIYGSAVVCLVALALAVPVGWAAAIALSEYLPPRLARPLRMSVELLAAVPSIVYGLIGILVVRPVIASLADVPGGDSLLAAGIVLAVMITPTIVAVSVDALSAVPDRYREAAFSLGLTRREVVRSAVLPLARSGMRAGVLLGLARALGEAIAVFLVVGRADGRLPSSLGGVLDSLVHPGQTLTTKLAGPEPVLAGTSGPYFASICGLGLVLLGLVAAATVWGSRGKTRSESVRRRGGHRQAARMRGELDRVVGSMRLAALLLPGVLLLGMLGILATRGSVAFNPAFWFSSAVGAAGGGVSGQIVGTLLLVVTTGLISLPLGFGAGILLGVHASKRAARVLQTVTVVVGGTPTILLGLAGFVILCTAMGWGRSWLAGAIVLVPVVVPVVALTTAGRVRSMPTETTESALSLGLTRAQYIRSVVVPYTWPATITGLLLGLARAAGETAPLIFTATVFFGAPALPGGIVASPVQSLPTHIFTLSQDSGDPQAVAQAWGSAMVLVLITAVLLCVAVALRNRFEGERWTT from the coding sequence ATGGCCGTCAAGACCCTGGAGCGGCCACCGGCCGCACCGGAGCCGGAGGCATCGCCACGTCCCTACCGGTCCAGGTGGATCTGGGCCTGGGTGTTCACCGGCGCGCTCTTCATGGCCGGCGTCCTGCTGGTACTGATCGGGTACCTCGGTGTGGGCGTCGCGGGCGGTGAGATCGACTGGCATGAGCTTCTGACGGAAGCGTCCTGGAACCCCGTCGACTCCGTCTTCGGCGGGCTGGCCATGATCTACGGCTCGGCCGTCGTCTGCCTGGTGGCCCTGGCGCTCGCGGTGCCCGTCGGCTGGGCGGCGGCCATCGCCCTGTCGGAGTACCTGCCTCCGAGGCTCGCGCGGCCGCTCCGCATGAGCGTGGAGCTGCTCGCGGCCGTGCCGTCCATCGTCTACGGGCTCATCGGCATCCTCGTCGTGAGGCCGGTGATCGCGTCGTTGGCGGACGTGCCGGGTGGCGACAGCCTCCTCGCGGCCGGGATCGTGCTCGCGGTCATGATCACCCCGACCATCGTGGCCGTGAGCGTGGACGCGCTCTCCGCGGTCCCGGACCGCTACCGGGAGGCGGCCTTCTCCCTCGGCCTCACCCGCCGCGAGGTGGTCCGCTCCGCGGTCCTGCCGCTCGCGCGGTCGGGCATGCGGGCGGGAGTCCTGCTCGGGCTCGCGCGTGCGCTCGGCGAGGCCATCGCCGTGTTCCTGGTGGTGGGACGGGCCGACGGGCGCCTGCCCTCCTCCCTCGGCGGGGTACTCGACTCGCTGGTCCACCCCGGCCAGACCCTGACCACGAAGCTGGCAGGCCCGGAGCCGGTGCTCGCCGGCACCTCGGGCCCGTACTTCGCCTCGATCTGCGGCCTGGGCCTGGTACTCCTCGGCCTGGTCGCAGCGGCGACGGTGTGGGGGTCGCGGGGCAAGACGCGGTCCGAGTCCGTTCGGCGCCGGGGCGGGCACCGGCAGGCCGCCCGGATGCGCGGGGAACTCGACCGTGTCGTCGGCTCCATGCGGCTCGCGGCCCTGCTCCTCCCCGGTGTGCTGCTGCTGGGCATGCTCGGCATCCTGGCGACGCGGGGGAGCGTCGCGTTCAATCCGGCGTTCTGGTTCTCGTCCGCGGTGGGCGCGGCCGGCGGCGGAGTGAGCGGTCAGATCGTCGGCACGCTCCTGCTGGTGGTCACCACCGGGCTCATCTCCCTGCCCCTGGGCTTCGGTGCCGGGATCCTGCTGGGTGTCCACGCCTCGAAGCGCGCCGCGCGGGTGCTCCAGACGGTGACCGTCGTCGTGGGCGGTACACCGACCATCCTGCTGGGCCTGGCCGGGTTCGTGATCCTCTGCACCGCCATGGGCTGGGGGAGGTCCTGGCTGGCCGGGGCCATCGTCCTGGTCCCCGTTGTCGTCCCCGTGGTCGCCCTGACCACCGCGGGCCGCGTCAGGAGCATGCCGACGGAGACTACGGAGAGCGCCCTGTCGCTCGGGCTGACCCGCGCGCAGTACATCCGGTCGGTCGTCGTGCCGTACACCTGGCCCGCGACCATCACCGGCCTGCTGCTCGGTCTGGCCCGTGCCGCGGGGGAGACGGCGCCGCTGATCTTCACCGCCACGGTGTTCTTCGGCGCTCCGGCGTTGCCCGGCGGCATCGTGGCGTCACCGGTGCAGTCCCTGCCCACGCACATCTTCACCCTGTCCCAGGACTCGGGCGATCCCCAGGCGGTTGCGCAAGCGTGGGGAAGCGCTATGGTCCTGGTGCTCATCACCGCGGTACTCCTGTGCGTGGCCGTCGCGCTGCGCAACCGCTTTGAAGGAGAGCGATGGACCACGTAA
- a CDS encoding phosphate ABC transporter substrate-binding protein, whose product MSRTAESSEQAQDLMSDGARSSRSATGKGRLTSVALAVALLASLATACADADAAAGGGKALQASGSTTVAPVVADAAEALKAQGLNITVATQGGSAGGISQLGAGQIDVALSSKPIGDKDRADNPKADFVSTQIGSDAVGVIISKQVADAGVKNLTAEQVRGLFEGKITNWNQVGGPNLEVFVYDKEPGRGTREVLDKYLYHGEKPPPPPNSDHFAIVGGNLETRNKLESTPGAVGPLSTGFIDGRDKLVAVSLDGIAPTMENVASSKYPMTRPLFLVTNGQPKDTSRKLIDYLVSEKGQELLPKHGYLTLKQIGK is encoded by the coding sequence ATGTCCCGCACTGCCGAATCGTCAGAACAGGCGCAGGACTTGATGTCGGACGGGGCGCGGTCGTCGCGGTCGGCCACCGGGAAGGGGCGCCTGACCAGCGTCGCCCTCGCCGTGGCCCTGCTCGCTTCCCTCGCGACGGCCTGCGCCGATGCCGATGCCGCCGCCGGCGGCGGCAAGGCCCTGCAAGCCAGCGGTTCCACCACCGTGGCACCGGTGGTCGCGGACGCCGCAGAGGCGCTCAAGGCGCAGGGGTTGAACATCACCGTCGCCACGCAGGGCGGTTCCGCCGGCGGGATCTCCCAGCTCGGTGCAGGACAGATCGATGTCGCGCTCAGCTCGAAGCCCATCGGTGACAAGGACCGCGCCGACAACCCGAAGGCCGACTTCGTCTCGACGCAGATCGGTTCGGACGCGGTGGGCGTGATCATCAGCAAGCAGGTGGCCGACGCCGGGGTGAAGAACCTGACCGCCGAACAGGTCCGCGGCCTGTTCGAAGGAAAGATCACCAACTGGAACCAGGTGGGCGGCCCGAACCTGGAGGTCTTCGTCTACGACAAGGAGCCCGGCCGAGGCACGCGCGAGGTGCTCGACAAGTACCTCTACCACGGCGAGAAGCCCCCGCCGCCGCCGAACTCCGACCACTTCGCCATCGTGGGCGGCAACCTGGAGACCCGCAACAAGCTGGAGTCGACCCCGGGAGCCGTCGGCCCGCTCTCGACCGGATTCATCGACGGGCGCGACAAGCTCGTCGCCGTCTCCCTGGACGGCATAGCCCCGACCATGGAGAACGTCGCCTCCAGCAAGTACCCGATGACCAGGCCCCTGTTCCTCGTCACGAACGGCCAGCCCAAGGACACCTCGAGGAAGCTCATCGACTACCTGGTGTCCGAGAAGGGCCAGGAGCTCCTGCCGAAGCACGGCTACCTGACCCTCAAGCAAATCGGGAAGTAG
- a CDS encoding RICIN domain-containing protein translates to MRIRSALTAALCALTCALGVATPARAADSTFYLDCAAGSDTAAGTSPATAWRSLAKVSATVFAPGDRILLKRGAACTGTLAPQGSGVPGRPISVDAYGSGAAPLVAGAGAPRAVVLRNQQQWEIRNLEITNSGATKGNRRAVSIELSDYGTASHFVLENLDIHDVNGDDTKDLGGSGGIYLTVGGTAVQTRFDDVAIRGNSIRTVDREGIFFVSTWNRSGFEAPSAGTFIPWTGVTVSGNRLSDLGGDGIVAGNTAGVLVEHNTVQGFQRRSAGYNAGIWAYDSDNALFQYNEASGGVSTRDGMAYDIDQGSVDTVFQYNYSHDNAGGFFLLCNANGILRGAVVRYNISQNDAYRGIENCSGPIESADVHNNTIYIGPGVSQSVIQENNTTTRQVKFRNNVVVKAGSGTASMTLRSGGYQLDHNQLVNITGAPAGAGGTSDPLLRAAGTATDRAHADGYRLCAGSPALAAGAAIPGNGGYDYFGNPVPAAGAPAIGAAEGPGVNCTGPVNSGATYRIGRTGGAQVVDVPGAVGTGGTQLIQWTWHGGNNQRWTFTANADGSWTARNVQSGLCMDVNANSTGAGAAVIQWTCTGNDNQRWRITPTPGGGHTLTSVRSGLLLTAADATDGARLTQQLNSATANQNWTFTLS, encoded by the coding sequence ATGCGCATCCGCTCCGCCCTCACCGCTGCCCTGTGCGCCCTCACTTGTGCCCTCGGCGTTGCCACGCCCGCCCGGGCCGCGGACTCAACCTTCTACCTCGACTGCGCCGCAGGCAGCGACACCGCGGCCGGCACCTCACCCGCCACCGCGTGGCGCTCGCTCGCCAAAGTGAGCGCCACCGTCTTCGCGCCGGGCGACCGGATTCTGCTCAAAAGAGGGGCGGCCTGCACCGGGACCCTCGCCCCGCAGGGCTCCGGTGTCCCCGGCCGCCCCATATCCGTCGACGCCTACGGCAGCGGTGCGGCCCCACTGGTCGCGGGTGCTGGCGCCCCACGCGCGGTGGTGCTGCGAAACCAACAGCAGTGGGAGATCCGCAACCTGGAGATCACCAACTCCGGAGCGACCAAGGGGAATCGCCGCGCCGTTTCGATCGAACTGAGCGACTACGGCACCGCGAGCCACTTCGTACTGGAGAACCTCGACATCCACGACGTCAACGGTGACGACACCAAGGACCTCGGGGGCAGCGGCGGCATCTACCTGACGGTCGGCGGCACCGCCGTACAGACCCGGTTCGACGACGTGGCGATCCGTGGCAACAGCATCCGCACCGTGGACCGGGAGGGGATCTTCTTCGTCTCCACGTGGAACCGCTCCGGCTTCGAGGCACCGAGCGCCGGCACGTTCATTCCCTGGACCGGCGTGACGGTCAGCGGCAACCGGCTGAGCGACCTCGGCGGCGACGGCATCGTGGCGGGCAACACCGCCGGTGTCCTGGTCGAGCACAACACCGTGCAGGGCTTCCAGCGACGCTCGGCCGGCTACAACGCGGGCATCTGGGCGTACGACTCCGACAACGCCCTCTTCCAGTACAACGAGGCGAGCGGCGGCGTCTCCACCCGGGACGGCATGGCGTACGACATCGACCAGGGCAGCGTCGACACGGTCTTCCAGTACAACTACAGCCACGACAACGCGGGCGGCTTCTTCCTGCTGTGCAACGCCAACGGCATCCTGCGCGGGGCCGTGGTGCGCTACAACATCAGCCAGAACGACGCCTACCGCGGCATCGAGAACTGCTCGGGCCCGATCGAGTCCGCCGACGTCCACAACAACACGATCTACATCGGCCCGGGTGTCAGCCAGTCCGTGATCCAGGAGAACAACACCACCACCCGGCAGGTCAAATTCCGCAACAACGTTGTGGTGAAGGCTGGTTCGGGCACTGCCTCGATGACCCTGCGCAGCGGTGGCTACCAGCTCGACCACAACCAGCTGGTCAACATCACCGGTGCCCCTGCCGGCGCCGGCGGCACCAGCGACCCGCTCCTACGTGCCGCCGGCACCGCCACCGACCGCGCGCACGCCGACGGTTACCGGCTCTGCGCCGGTTCGCCGGCGCTGGCGGCCGGGGCAGCGATACCCGGCAACGGCGGGTACGACTACTTCGGCAACCCGGTCCCCGCAGCCGGTGCACCGGCGATCGGCGCGGCCGAAGGCCCGGGCGTCAACTGCACCGGGCCGGTCAACTCCGGTGCCACCTACCGGATCGGACGCACCGGAGGCGCCCAAGTAGTGGACGTACCCGGGGCGGTCGGCACCGGTGGTACCCAACTGATCCAGTGGACCTGGCACGGCGGCAACAACCAGCGCTGGACCTTCACCGCCAATGCCGACGGCAGCTGGACGGCGCGCAACGTCCAATCCGGACTGTGCATGGACGTCAACGCCAACTCCACCGGCGCCGGAGCAGCCGTCATCCAGTGGACCTGCACCGGAAACGACAACCAGCGCTGGCGGATCACCCCGACCCCCGGTGGCGGCCACACCCTGACCTCCGTCCGCAGCGGCCTGCTGCTCACCGCCGCGGATGCCACCGACGGCGCCCGGCTCACCCAGCAGCTCAACTCCGCTACCGCCAACCAGAACTGGACCTTCACCCTCAGCTGA